One Novosphingobium sp. EMRT-2 DNA segment encodes these proteins:
- a CDS encoding AraC family transcriptional regulator, with amino-acid sequence MSQIARLTVRAAAVTGMTALCRSYGVDAGRVLRAAGLPADIEAQPDRRVPVTAVNEALERAAAACGRDDFGLRLSELRGFSNLGPIGLIARDEPSVGSAMAAIEAYLPLHNDALAVTREHFGDVVVLRSVILVPGPKVQARDIAVAMQHRILKQLAGPAWEAEEVCLTRSPPADMSRFRRVLGPHIRFNAEFDGIVVRSDLLERPNPMAEEGLRSYASRLLRIGDPGQPEAMADRVRRVLSLLLSSGRCTAEHVAAQLGVSRRTLTRALEAEGTRFLALLDEARIDVARRQLEARARSLAEIADLLGFSSASAFSTWFRHHHGITPRDWRSRA; translated from the coding sequence ATGAGCCAGATTGCCCGCCTGACCGTTCGCGCAGCCGCCGTTACCGGCATGACCGCGCTCTGCCGCAGCTATGGCGTGGACGCGGGGCGCGTGTTGCGCGCGGCGGGCTTGCCGGCGGACATTGAGGCTCAGCCGGACCGGCGGGTGCCGGTAACGGCCGTGAACGAAGCGCTGGAGCGGGCAGCCGCGGCATGCGGGCGCGATGATTTCGGGCTGCGCCTTTCCGAACTGAGGGGGTTTTCCAATCTCGGCCCGATCGGCCTGATCGCGCGCGATGAACCCAGCGTGGGATCGGCGATGGCCGCAATCGAGGCCTATTTGCCCCTGCATAACGATGCCTTGGCGGTAACCCGCGAACACTTCGGCGACGTCGTTGTCCTGCGCTCCGTCATCCTCGTGCCCGGCCCGAAGGTGCAGGCGCGCGATATTGCCGTCGCGATGCAGCACCGCATTCTCAAGCAGCTTGCCGGGCCGGCTTGGGAGGCGGAAGAGGTATGCCTGACCCGTTCACCGCCCGCGGATATGTCCCGCTTCCGGCGGGTGCTGGGGCCGCATATCCGCTTCAATGCCGAGTTCGACGGCATCGTCGTCCGGTCTGATCTGCTGGAGCGGCCCAATCCCATGGCGGAGGAAGGCCTGCGCTCCTACGCCAGCCGGCTGTTGCGGATCGGCGATCCGGGACAACCCGAAGCGATGGCCGACCGGGTCCGTCGTGTCCTGTCCCTGCTTCTTTCGAGCGGCCGTTGCACGGCGGAGCACGTTGCCGCGCAACTGGGTGTGTCGCGCCGGACGCTGACGCGCGCGCTGGAGGCGGAAGGAACCCGTTTCCTTGCGCTGCTGGACGAAGCGCGGATCGACGTGGCGCGGAGGCAGCTGGAGGCGCGGGCGCGAAGCCTTGCCGAGATCGCCGACCTGCTGGGCTTTTCCAGCGCATCGGCGTTCAGCACCTGGTTCCGGCATCATCATGGGATCACGCCGCGCGATTGGCGCAGCCGGGCATGA
- a CDS encoding carboxymuconolactone decarboxylase family protein, with translation MSQTPVCDAMRAQGQWNTAWDEAAAIDAEWMERFMAMGTHPIAKGVLDPKTYELIAIAVDASCTHMYAPGVRRHIAKALDLGATPAEIMAVLQCVAVLGIHSVALGAPMLAEEMKARSLAAEPATAAA, from the coding sequence ATGAGCCAGACACCGGTTTGCGACGCCATGCGCGCGCAGGGTCAATGGAACACCGCCTGGGACGAAGCCGCCGCCATCGATGCAGAGTGGATGGAGCGCTTCATGGCGATGGGCACGCACCCGATCGCCAAGGGCGTGCTCGATCCCAAGACCTACGAACTGATCGCCATCGCGGTAGATGCCTCGTGCACGCACATGTACGCGCCGGGCGTCCGCCGCCACATCGCCAAGGCGCTCGATCTGGGCGCCACGCCGGCGGAAATCATGGCCGTGCTGCAATGCGTGGCCGTGCTGGGCATTCATTCGGTGGCGCTGGGCGCACCGATGCTTGCCGAAGAAATGAAGGCGCGCAGCCTCGCGGCAGAACCCGCGACTGCCGCAGCATAA
- a CDS encoding 3-keto-5-aminohexanoate cleavage protein yields MHFLDDSLLPENQEKLVIQVAPYGPQWMPGDFPEDIPVSMQEQVQKAVDCYNAGASVLHLHCREADGQGSKRVSMFNEMVDRIRTACPDMLIQVGGSISFAPEGEGAEAKWLSDDTRHMLADLSPKPDQVTIAINTNQMNITELMMDGDADGTILENPAYALAYRDMYLESGPKFYLEHLRRLRDAQIQPHFMLAHIAQFETVERLIRKGEYMGPLILNYVAIGGGASGTHPADLIEFARRVPDGAVLTIESIMRNVIPFNTIAIALGLHVRVGIEDNIWRRKGERMTSVQQIEQMVRISEEIGRDVASGPDAKRIYQIGSWYQSVDETLRKLGMPPNRRAGQRGNPMWEYA; encoded by the coding sequence ATGCATTTTCTCGACGACAGCCTGCTTCCCGAGAACCAGGAAAAGCTGGTTATCCAGGTCGCGCCCTATGGCCCCCAGTGGATGCCGGGCGATTTCCCCGAAGACATCCCGGTATCGATGCAGGAACAGGTGCAGAAGGCGGTGGACTGTTACAACGCCGGCGCCTCGGTGCTGCACCTCCATTGCCGCGAGGCGGACGGCCAGGGATCGAAGCGCGTCTCGATGTTCAACGAGATGGTCGACCGCATCCGCACCGCCTGCCCCGACATGCTGATCCAGGTCGGCGGATCGATCTCCTTCGCGCCCGAAGGCGAAGGCGCCGAAGCCAAGTGGCTGAGCGACGACACGCGTCACATGCTCGCGGACCTCTCGCCCAAGCCGGATCAGGTGACGATCGCGATAAACACCAACCAGATGAACATAACCGAACTGATGATGGACGGCGATGCCGACGGCACCATCCTGGAAAACCCGGCCTATGCCCTCGCCTATCGCGATATGTACCTCGAATCCGGGCCGAAGTTCTATCTCGAGCATCTCCGCCGCCTGCGCGACGCGCAAATCCAGCCGCACTTCATGCTGGCGCACATCGCCCAGTTCGAAACCGTGGAACGGCTGATCCGCAAGGGCGAATACATGGGGCCGCTGATCCTGAACTACGTGGCCATTGGCGGCGGCGCATCGGGCACGCACCCGGCCGACCTGATCGAATTCGCCCGCCGCGTGCCCGATGGCGCGGTGCTGACGATCGAATCGATCATGCGCAACGTGATCCCGTTCAACACGATCGCGATCGCGCTGGGCCTCCATGTCCGCGTGGGGATCGAGGACAACATCTGGCGCCGCAAGGGCGAACGGATGACGTCGGTGCAGCAGATCGAACAGATGGTGCGCATTTCCGAGGAAATCGGGCGCGATGTGGCCAGTGGGCCGGACGCCAAGCGGATCTACCAGATCGGCAGCTGGTACCAGTCGGTCGACGAAACGCTGCGCAAGCTCGGCATGCCGCCCAACCGCCGGGCGGGCCAGCGCGGCAACCCGATGTGGGAATACGCCTGA
- a CDS encoding fatty acid--CoA ligase: MAQAEALTTAASTAASTAERTAALFTFDEFIAFWAEDRPDRVAFDGPDGVITYRDLDEVTRRIVSGLLEMGLAPGDRIAWFGKNSALYFSLFFAVARAGIVMVPVGWRLAAPEAAWIVQNAQAKAVFLGDGFEAMCDTFAALDGVARCVTAGEARAWIAAAEPRPFQPAGLHDAVLQLYTSGTTGNPKGAVLSNHNLFGLRKQSRGQELPHNVLGEDEAILVAMPCAHIGGTGLGVMALAAGLPAIILAEFEPRAVFDAVEHKGVTRFFIVPAALQMLLNHPDCASVDYSRLRYIIYGASPIPLELLRQCIAMFDAQFIQAYGMTETTGTICMLPPEDHSVEGNQRMRSAGKPLPGVEVRVVDGEGREVPQGSIGEIQTRSSNNMLGYWNLPDATRSAVSEDGWIATGDAGYIDADGYVYMHDRIKDMIISGGENVYPAQVESAIYGHPDVLEVAVIGVPDETWGEAVKAVCAPKPGHVIDPASVIAWARERLAGFKVPKSVDVIEALPRNPSGKILRRQLREPYWQGRERQVN; the protein is encoded by the coding sequence ATGGCGCAGGCAGAGGCCCTCACGACGGCAGCATCGACGGCAGCATCGACGGCGGAACGGACCGCCGCGCTTTTTACCTTCGATGAATTCATCGCGTTTTGGGCCGAAGACAGGCCGGACCGCGTCGCGTTCGATGGCCCCGATGGTGTCATCACGTATCGCGATTTGGATGAGGTAACGCGCCGCATCGTCAGCGGCTTGCTCGAGATGGGGCTGGCACCGGGGGATCGCATCGCGTGGTTCGGCAAGAATAGCGCGCTGTACTTTTCGCTGTTTTTCGCGGTGGCGCGGGCGGGCATCGTGATGGTCCCGGTCGGCTGGCGGCTCGCCGCGCCGGAGGCGGCGTGGATCGTGCAAAACGCGCAGGCGAAGGCCGTATTTCTGGGCGACGGCTTCGAGGCCATGTGCGACACGTTCGCGGCTCTCGATGGCGTCGCGCGGTGCGTTACCGCCGGCGAAGCGCGCGCATGGATCGCCGCGGCGGAACCCCGTCCCTTCCAGCCGGCCGGGCTGCACGATGCCGTGCTGCAGCTCTACACCTCGGGCACGACGGGCAATCCCAAGGGCGCGGTGCTGTCCAACCACAACCTGTTCGGCTTGCGCAAGCAGTCGCGCGGACAGGAACTGCCGCACAACGTGCTGGGCGAAGACGAGGCCATTCTCGTCGCGATGCCCTGCGCGCACATCGGCGGGACCGGCCTTGGCGTCATGGCGCTGGCGGCTGGCCTGCCCGCGATCATCCTTGCGGAATTCGAGCCGCGCGCGGTGTTCGACGCGGTGGAACACAAGGGCGTGACGCGCTTCTTCATCGTGCCCGCCGCCTTGCAGATGCTGCTCAACCATCCCGATTGCGCCAGCGTGGACTACAGCCGGCTGCGCTACATCATCTATGGCGCCTCGCCGATCCCGCTGGAGCTTCTGCGCCAGTGCATCGCGATGTTCGATGCGCAATTCATCCAGGCCTATGGCATGACCGAAACCACGGGCACGATCTGCATGCTGCCGCCGGAGGATCATTCGGTGGAAGGCAACCAGCGGATGCGCTCGGCGGGCAAGCCGCTGCCGGGCGTGGAAGTGCGCGTGGTCGATGGCGAAGGCCGGGAGGTGCCGCAGGGTAGCATCGGCGAAATCCAGACCCGCTCGTCGAACAACATGCTGGGCTACTGGAACCTGCCCGACGCCACGCGCTCGGCGGTCAGCGAGGATGGCTGGATCGCGACGGGGGACGCCGGCTACATCGATGCCGACGGCTATGTCTATATGCACGATCGCATCAAGGACATGATCATCTCGGGCGGCGAGAACGTCTATCCGGCGCAGGTCGAAAGTGCGATCTACGGGCATCCCGATGTGCTGGAAGTCGCCGTGATCGGCGTGCCCGACGAAACCTGGGGCGAGGCGGTAAAGGCGGTCTGCGCGCCCAAGCCGGGCCATGTGATCGATCCCGCCAGCGTGATCGCGTGGGCGCGCGAACGGCTCGCCGGCTTCAAGGTGCCCAAAAGCGTCGACGTGATCGAGGCGCTGCCGCGCAACCCATCGGGCAAGATCCTGCGCCGCCAGTTGCGCGAACCCTATTGGCAGGGGCGGGAACGGCAGGTGAACTGA
- a CDS encoding YbaB/EbfC family nucleoid-associated protein: MKSMEEMIQAAQQAAQTIQKQMEDAQSKLDAIEVEGAAGGGLVRIKASAKGRVIGVSLDESLLAPSEKGILEDLIAAAFNDARGKADAAAAEEMQKVQMAAGIPPGFKLPF, encoded by the coding sequence ATGAAGTCCATGGAAGAAATGATTCAGGCTGCACAGCAGGCGGCGCAGACCATCCAGAAGCAGATGGAAGATGCGCAGTCCAAGCTGGACGCGATCGAGGTGGAAGGCGCGGCCGGTGGCGGGCTGGTCAGGATCAAGGCGTCCGCGAAGGGCCGCGTGATCGGCGTATCGCTGGACGAAAGCCTGCTTGCCCCGTCGGAGAAGGGCATTCTCGAAGACCTGATCGCCGCCGCATTCAACGATGCGCGCGGCAAGGCGGATGCCGCCGCGGCGGAGGAAATGCAGAAAGTGCAGATGGCAGCGGGAATCCCCCCCGGCTTCAAGCTGCCGTTCTGA
- a CDS encoding DNA polymerase III subunit gamma/tau has translation MPEDALGLGLDMPPQPKPAPPSTTGGDVQPYRVLARKYRSQTFAELIGQDAMVQTLANAIKRGRLAHAFLMTGVRGVGKTSTARLIAKALNCIGPDGQGGPTIDPCGQCEPCVAIAEGRHIDVIEMDAASHTGVDDVREIIEAVRYAAVSARYKIYIIDEVHMLSRNAFNALLKTLEEPPAHVKFLFATTEVDKLPVTVLSRCQRFDLKRIPAPLLASHFAMICGKEGVEAEDEALAMIATAAEGSVRDGLSILDQAISHADLAGGGAGGGEATLVTAEQVREMLGLADKTMQRRLFAAVLGGDGGALLEEVAQQYALGIEPIAMMRAQMDIVHKVTVAQIGGSGADTRSPEERAAIEGWARDLAAGQLHRLWQLLLKGYEEVKTAPDPLVAAQMALLRVLHAADMPDPGSLVKKLEDIASRPVVMAAAPAGEGGGAAPVLHAPAPMPVALDWAELVEQVEHHAPLVGSSMRLSVRVIELRAGYLRYQLAPGLPGDPSADIRKALQHATGEPWQVERDDAVSSGEAQPSLEETKAARQQQAHQAMLEDPLVKAAFAAFPDAKIIDEDSSREHQARPWGQSRSRHA, from the coding sequence ATGCCGGAGGATGCGCTCGGCCTGGGGCTGGACATGCCGCCGCAGCCGAAGCCCGCGCCGCCTTCGACAACGGGCGGCGATGTGCAGCCCTATCGCGTGCTGGCGCGCAAGTACCGGTCGCAGACGTTCGCCGAACTGATCGGGCAGGACGCGATGGTGCAGACGCTGGCCAACGCGATCAAGCGCGGCCGGCTGGCCCACGCCTTCCTGATGACGGGCGTGCGCGGGGTGGGCAAGACGTCCACCGCGCGCCTTATCGCCAAGGCGCTCAACTGCATCGGGCCGGACGGGCAGGGGGGGCCGACGATCGACCCCTGCGGCCAGTGCGAGCCTTGCGTGGCCATCGCCGAAGGGCGGCACATCGACGTGATCGAGATGGACGCCGCCAGCCATACCGGCGTGGACGACGTGCGCGAGATCATCGAGGCGGTGCGCTATGCCGCCGTTTCGGCTCGGTACAAGATCTATATCATCGACGAAGTCCACATGCTCTCGCGCAACGCGTTCAACGCGCTGCTCAAGACGCTGGAGGAACCGCCGGCGCATGTGAAGTTCCTGTTCGCCACGACCGAGGTGGACAAGCTGCCGGTCACCGTGCTGTCGCGCTGCCAGCGGTTCGATCTCAAGCGCATCCCGGCGCCGCTGCTGGCCAGCCATTTTGCGATGATCTGCGGCAAGGAAGGTGTCGAGGCCGAGGACGAGGCGCTGGCGATGATCGCCACGGCGGCCGAGGGTTCGGTGCGCGACGGGTTGTCGATTCTCGATCAGGCGATCAGCCATGCCGATCTGGCGGGCGGTGGCGCGGGTGGCGGCGAGGCTACCCTCGTTACCGCCGAACAGGTTCGCGAGATGCTGGGCCTGGCCGACAAGACTATGCAGCGGCGGCTGTTCGCCGCCGTGCTGGGGGGCGATGGCGGCGCGCTGCTGGAGGAAGTGGCGCAGCAATATGCGCTGGGCATCGAGCCGATCGCGATGATGCGCGCGCAGATGGACATCGTCCACAAGGTTACGGTGGCGCAGATCGGCGGTTCGGGGGCCGATACCCGTTCGCCCGAGGAGCGCGCCGCGATCGAGGGCTGGGCCAGGGATCTGGCGGCGGGCCAACTCCATCGACTGTGGCAACTGCTGCTCAAGGGCTACGAGGAAGTGAAGACCGCGCCGGACCCGCTGGTCGCGGCGCAGATGGCGCTGCTGCGCGTGCTCCACGCGGCCGATATGCCGGACCCCGGATCGCTGGTGAAGAAGCTGGAGGACATCGCCTCTCGCCCGGTGGTGATGGCGGCTGCTCCGGCAGGCGAAGGCGGCGGCGCTGCCCCGGTCCTGCACGCTCCCGCGCCCATGCCCGTTGCGCTGGACTGGGCGGAACTGGTCGAGCAGGTGGAGCATCACGCGCCGCTGGTCGGATCGTCGATGCGGCTGTCCGTGCGGGTGATCGAATTGCGCGCGGGCTATCTGCGCTATCAGTTGGCGCCGGGCCTGCCGGGCGATCCTTCGGCCGACATCCGCAAGGCGCTGCAGCACGCGACCGGCGAGCCGTGGCAGGTGGAGCGCGACGACGCCGTTTCCAGCGGCGAGGCGCAGCCCAGCCTTGAGGAAACGAAAGCCGCCCGCCAGCAGCAGGCGCATCAGGCCATGCTGGAAGACCCGCTGGTCAAGGCCGCCTTCGCCGCGTTTCCCGACGCGAAGATCATCGATGAAGACAGCTCGAGAGAGCATCAGGCACGGCCTTGGGGCCAGAGTCGGAGCAGACACGCATGA
- a CDS encoding DUF4188 domain-containing protein, which yields MNAIQPGRFTANHAGPLVVFAIGMRINRFWRLGKWLPVIRAMGPMIAELSANPDSGFLGTEYLLRGPRTVMLLQYWRDFDSLEAYARDRDRKHWPAWTAFNKAVGADGTVGIFHETYVVPAGGHETVYANMPPFGLGKVAGVIPATGSRNEARSRLKAAMSGD from the coding sequence ATGAACGCCATTCAACCCGGTCGCTTCACCGCCAACCACGCTGGCCCGCTGGTCGTTTTCGCCATCGGCATGCGTATCAACCGCTTCTGGCGCTTGGGGAAATGGTTGCCCGTCATCCGCGCGATGGGGCCGATGATCGCGGAACTGTCCGCGAATCCGGACAGCGGCTTCCTGGGGACGGAATACCTGCTGCGCGGTCCGCGCACGGTCATGCTGCTGCAGTACTGGCGCGATTTCGACAGCCTGGAAGCCTATGCGCGCGATCGGGACCGGAAGCACTGGCCGGCCTGGACCGCCTTCAACAAGGCCGTCGGCGCCGATGGCACGGTGGGCATTTTCCATGAAACCTACGTCGTTCCGGCAGGCGGCCATGAAACGGTCTATGCCAACATGCCGCCGTTCGGGCTGGGCAAGGTGGCTGGCGTGATTCCCGCCACGGGATCGCGCAACGAAGCGCGCTCGCGCCTGAAAGCGGCAATGTCCGGAGACTAA
- a CDS encoding ETC complex I subunit encodes MPARIYQRPKNAMQSGKARTADWLLEFEPAEAKRPDPLMGWAGSGDTQQQVVLRFGSEAEAKAYADRYGIDAHVTPTPPRKLKLQSYADNFR; translated from the coding sequence ATGCCTGCACGCATCTATCAGCGCCCGAAAAACGCCATGCAGTCCGGCAAGGCCCGGACCGCCGACTGGCTTCTCGAATTCGAACCGGCCGAAGCCAAGCGCCCCGATCCGCTGATGGGCTGGGCCGGCTCGGGCGATACGCAGCAGCAGGTCGTGCTGCGCTTCGGTTCGGAAGCGGAAGCGAAGGCCTATGCCGATCGCTATGGTATCGACGCGCACGTCACGCCCACCCCGCCGCGCAAGCTCAAGCTGCAGAGCTACGCCGACAATTTCCGCTGA
- the hrpB gene encoding ATP-dependent helicase HrpB: MTDLPIHAVLPDLLAALRARPSAVLIAPPGAGKTTSVAPALLAEPWCKGTVILLSPRRVAARAAAERMAELLGEQPGETVGYLTRLDSKRSARTRILVMTEAIFVATILGDPDLTGVSAVLFDEAHERHLDSDLGLALAIESQAVLREDLRLIVMSATIDGARFAGLLGDAPVIESEGKAFPLAIRWLGARPDLRLEQAMASAIGEAWRAETGDILAFLPGVRDIERTAELLADRLPQALVLPLHGQVEPAGQRTAIRRDAGGRRRIVLATAIAETSLTLDRVSVVVDAGLSRRAEFDRTAGVTRLVTHRASQAAAAQRAGRAARQVPGVAYRLWEEAAHAGRQAFDPPEILTSDLAPLALTLAQWGAGDPAGMAWIDPPPAPAMAAAQAQLRALGALDAENRITAHGRALAKLPMEPALAHMLVFAARRGAAREAARLALLLQERGLGGKGEDLARRLDRWNGERGGRAEASRKLAARWAEMVERVSSSSGSESADGRGQAPPPGVLLAEAFPDRIARRRSASGEEWLSSGGRGYRLDPASPLATAEWLVIGDAQGEAKGARIMAALALDEADITRWLPHRLETRHALTWNEAEARVEARLERRLGAIVLARVPDPSPDPESVSALLLDQVRRSGLALLPLGGASRALLERARYAGLEVLSEEALLETLDEWLRPLLAGRRDFALSAGKLHDALLNRLDWNERQTLDRLAPAEYRSPAGTGHAIDYAHEGGPTVELRVQALFGLDRHPVIGQPARPLLLSLTSPAGRPIQTTADLPAFWRGSWRDVVKDMKGRYPRHRWPDEPWAEDPSLKTKNAFEASRRS; the protein is encoded by the coding sequence GTGACCGACCTGCCGATCCACGCTGTCCTGCCCGACCTGCTGGCCGCCCTGCGCGCGCGACCGTCGGCCGTGCTGATCGCGCCGCCGGGGGCGGGCAAGACCACCTCGGTTGCCCCGGCGCTGCTGGCCGAACCGTGGTGCAAGGGGACGGTGATCCTGCTTTCGCCCCGCCGCGTCGCGGCGCGCGCGGCCGCCGAGCGCATGGCGGAACTGCTGGGTGAGCAGCCCGGCGAAACGGTGGGGTATCTGACCCGCCTGGACAGCAAACGCTCGGCCCGGACGCGCATCCTCGTGATGACCGAGGCGATCTTCGTTGCCACGATCCTCGGCGATCCCGATCTGACGGGCGTTTCCGCCGTCCTGTTCGACGAAGCGCACGAACGCCACCTCGACAGCGATCTGGGGCTGGCGCTGGCGATCGAATCGCAGGCGGTGCTGCGCGAGGACCTGCGCCTGATCGTCATGTCCGCTACGATCGATGGCGCGCGCTTCGCCGGCCTGCTGGGCGATGCGCCGGTGATCGAAAGCGAAGGGAAGGCGTTCCCGCTGGCTATCCGCTGGCTGGGCGCGCGGCCAGACCTGCGGCTGGAACAGGCCATGGCCTCCGCCATTGGCGAGGCGTGGCGTGCCGAGACGGGCGACATCCTGGCCTTTCTGCCTGGCGTGCGCGACATCGAACGGACCGCCGAACTGCTGGCTGACCGCTTGCCACAGGCGTTGGTGCTGCCGCTCCACGGTCAGGTGGAGCCGGCGGGGCAGCGCACAGCGATCCGGCGCGATGCCGGCGGCCGCCGCAGGATCGTGCTCGCCACCGCCATCGCCGAAACCAGCCTGACGCTGGACAGGGTTTCGGTGGTGGTCGATGCCGGCCTTTCGCGCCGGGCCGAGTTCGACAGGACCGCCGGCGTCACGCGGCTGGTCACTCACCGGGCTAGCCAGGCTGCCGCGGCGCAGCGTGCGGGCCGCGCGGCGCGGCAGGTGCCGGGCGTGGCCTATCGCCTGTGGGAAGAAGCCGCCCACGCCGGCCGTCAGGCCTTCGATCCGCCCGAAATCCTCACCTCCGATCTGGCGCCGCTGGCGCTGACGCTGGCGCAATGGGGCGCGGGTGATCCGGCCGGCATGGCATGGATCGATCCGCCGCCGGCGCCGGCGATGGCCGCCGCGCAGGCGCAGTTGCGGGCGCTTGGCGCGCTGGATGCGGAGAACCGGATCACCGCGCATGGCCGCGCGCTGGCGAAGCTGCCGATGGAGCCGGCGCTGGCCCATATGCTCGTCTTTGCCGCCAGGCGCGGCGCGGCGCGGGAGGCGGCGCGGCTGGCGCTGCTGCTGCAGGAACGCGGCCTTGGCGGAAAGGGCGAGGATCTGGCGCGACGGCTCGATCGCTGGAACGGCGAACGCGGCGGCCGGGCGGAGGCATCGCGCAAACTGGCGGCGCGTTGGGCGGAGATGGTGGAGCGCGTCTCTTCGTCCTCCGGCTCCGAATCTGCCGATGGACGCGGGCAAGCTCCGCCCCCGGGCGTGCTTCTCGCCGAAGCCTTCCCCGATCGCATCGCCCGCCGCCGGTCCGCCAGCGGAGAGGAATGGCTGTCCTCCGGCGGGCGCGGCTATCGGCTCGATCCCGCGTCGCCGCTCGCCACCGCCGAATGGCTGGTGATCGGCGATGCGCAGGGCGAAGCCAAAGGCGCGCGGATCATGGCCGCGCTGGCGTTGGACGAGGCAGACATCACCCGCTGGCTGCCGCACCGGCTGGAAACGCGCCACGCCCTGACGTGGAACGAGGCCGAGGCGCGGGTCGAGGCCCGGCTGGAGCGGCGGCTCGGCGCGATCGTGCTGGCGCGGGTGCCTGATCCTTCGCCCGATCCGGAATCGGTCTCGGCGCTTCTGCTCGATCAGGTACGGCGTTCGGGGCTTGCCTTGCTGCCGCTGGGGGGAGCGTCCAGGGCGCTGCTCGAACGCGCGCGGTACGCTGGGCTGGAAGTGCTATCGGAAGAAGCGCTGCTGGAGACGCTGGACGAGTGGCTCAGGCCGTTGCTCGCGGGAAGGCGCGACTTTGCCCTATCGGCGGGCAAGCTGCACGATGCCCTGCTGAACCGGCTGGACTGGAACGAGCGGCAGACACTCGACCGGCTGGCTCCGGCGGAGTATCGCTCGCCGGCGGGGACCGGCCATGCCATCGATTACGCGCACGAAGGCGGCCCGACCGTGGAACTGCGGGTCCAGGCTTTGTTCGGGCTGGATCGGCATCCCGTGATCGGGCAGCCGGCAAGGCCGCTGCTGCTAAGCCTGACATCGCCGGCCGGCCGGCCGATCCAGACGACCGCCGATCTGCCCGCGTTCTGGCGGGGAAGCTGGCGCGACGTGGTGAAGGACATGAAGGGCCGTTATCCCCGGCACCGCTGGCCGGACGAGCCGTGGGCCGAAGACCCGAGCCTCAAGACCAAGAACGCGTTCGAGGCTTCGCGGCGATCCTGA
- a CDS encoding MFS transporter — translation MTAVPFDNGMAGQGSRGHAGHAVSPGDIAIGVIIGRTSEFFDFFVYAIASVLVFPKAFFPFAPPLQAMLWSFALFALAFMARPVGSVAFMAVDRMLGREAKLTIALFLLGGSTAAIAFLPGYETLGAQAIWLLALFRLGQGFALGGTWDGLASLLALNAPENRRGWYAMIPQLGAPLGLIVASLLFAFFTASLSTADFLEWGWRYPFFVAFAINVVALFARLRMVATPEFRRLYESRDLQAAPVLETVSREWRTVVIGVFAPLASFALFHMVTVFPLSWVLLFTPEQPTSFLLIEAGAAAIGVLAIIASGLLADRIGRRRLLVVLAAAIAVFSGFAPQLLGLGEGGEIAFMVLGFILLGLAFGQSSGAVSSNFATRHRYTGSALTSDLAWLFGAGFAPLVALWLAAQGGLLASGAYLLSGALATLVALWLNAELASRH, via the coding sequence ATGACTGCAGTTCCCTTCGATAACGGCATGGCGGGGCAAGGCTCGCGCGGGCATGCCGGTCACGCCGTTTCGCCGGGCGACATCGCCATCGGCGTGATCATTGGTCGCACGTCCGAATTCTTCGATTTCTTCGTCTATGCGATTGCTTCGGTGCTGGTGTTCCCGAAGGCCTTTTTCCCCTTCGCTCCCCCGCTGCAGGCGATGCTGTGGTCGTTTGCGCTGTTCGCGCTGGCCTTTATGGCCCGCCCCGTCGGCTCGGTGGCGTTCATGGCCGTCGACCGGATGCTGGGGCGCGAGGCGAAGCTGACCATCGCCCTGTTCCTGCTGGGCGGTTCGACCGCCGCGATTGCGTTCCTGCCCGGCTACGAGACGCTGGGCGCGCAAGCGATCTGGTTGCTGGCGCTGTTCCGGCTGGGGCAGGGCTTCGCGCTGGGCGGCACCTGGGACGGCCTCGCCTCGCTGCTCGCGCTCAACGCGCCCGAGAACCGGCGCGGCTGGTATGCGATGATCCCGCAGCTTGGCGCGCCGCTGGGCCTGATCGTGGCGAGCCTGCTGTTCGCTTTCTTCACCGCATCGCTGTCCACGGCCGATTTCCTCGAATGGGGCTGGCGCTATCCGTTCTTCGTGGCGTTCGCGATCAACGTCGTCGCGCTGTTCGCGCGGCTGCGCATGGTGGCGACGCCGGAGTTCCGGCGTCTGTACGAATCGCGCGATCTTCAGGCCGCGCCGGTGCTGGAGACGGTCTCGCGCGAATGGCGCACGGTCGTGATCGGGGTCTTCGCTCCACTGGCGAGCTTCGCGCTGTTTCACATGGTCACCGTGTTCCCGCTGTCGTGGGTACTGCTGTTCACGCCCGAGCAGCCGACCAGCTTCCTTCTGATCGAAGCGGGCGCGGCGGCGATTGGCGTGCTGGCGATCATCGCGTCTGGCCTGCTGGCCGACCGTATCGGACGCCGCCGCCTGCTGGTGGTTTTGGCCGCCGCGATCGCCGTGTTCAGCGGGTTCGCGCCGCAATTGCTGGGGCTGGGCGAAGGCGGCGAGATCGCCTTCATGGTGCTGGGCTTCATCCTGCTGGGGCTGGCGTTCGGCCAATCGTCGGGCGCGGTGTCGTCCAACTTCGCCACGCGCCATCGCTATACCGGTTCGGCGCTGACGAGCGATCTGGCCTGGCTGTTCGGCGCGGGCTTCGCGCCGCTGGTGGCGTTGTGGCTGGCCGCGCAGGGCGGGCTGCTTGCTTCGGGCGCCTACCTCCTCTCCGGCGCGCTGGCGACACTGGTGGCGCTGTGGCTCAATGCGGAGCTGGCCAGCCGCCATTGA